A genomic window from Brevibacillus agri includes:
- the upp gene encoding uracil phosphoribosyltransferase translates to MSRVYVFDHPLIQHKVTFIRDKNTGTKEFRELVDEVATLMGYEITRDMPLEETTIDTPVATCKSNVIAGKKVGLVPILRAGLGMVDGLLKLIPAAKVGHVGLYRDPETLQPVEYYVKLPSDVAERELIVIDPMLATGGSAVAAIAALKKRGARNLKLMCLIAAPEGIKMVQDEHPDVDIYVAAIDEYLNDHGYIVPGLGDAGDRLYGTK, encoded by the coding sequence ATGAGCCGTGTATATGTGTTTGACCATCCGCTGATTCAGCATAAAGTGACGTTTATTCGTGACAAGAATACAGGAACCAAAGAATTTCGCGAACTCGTAGACGAAGTAGCAACCTTGATGGGCTACGAAATCACCCGCGACATGCCGCTTGAGGAAACCACCATCGACACCCCGGTAGCCACCTGTAAGTCTAACGTGATTGCCGGCAAAAAAGTTGGACTCGTACCGATCCTCCGTGCAGGACTTGGCATGGTCGACGGACTGCTCAAGCTGATCCCGGCTGCAAAAGTCGGCCACGTGGGACTGTATCGTGACCCGGAAACCTTACAGCCAGTAGAGTACTACGTCAAGCTGCCTTCCGATGTAGCCGAGCGCGAACTGATCGTGATTGACCCGATGCTTGCGACTGGCGGTTCTGCTGTCGCGGCGATTGCCGCGTTGAAAAAACGCGGAGCGAGAAATCTCAAGCTCATGTGCCTGATTGCTGCTCCGGAAGGCATCAAAATGGTGCAGGACGAGCATCCGGACGTAGATATTTACGTAGCTGCCATTGACGAATATTTAAATGACCATGGATACATTGTGCCTGGCCTCGGCGATGCGGGCGACCGCTTGTACGGCACAAAGTAG